The genomic stretch ttattttcataatCGATTGTTATATATATCTAGTTATGGTTCTGACGTGAAGCACTTTGGTTTATCTTCCGGGAGCGTAAATTATTTAATAAAGGTGATTGACATTAGAACGCAATCGCAAGTTCGAGTTTTTTcccagcaataattttttttaacaacaaGTTTAACGAAAGTATTCATAtttgtgatcgaaaaactagaaaaaaagccTATTTAGatctaaaaagataaaaaatcaatcaactGGTTCCAGAGGCGTCGCGTGGTTGATTTCGTCACATGTGCACCGAACATttatttaagttctttttcctTAAATGAAAGAAGCAAATCAAACCTAAGTGATTGATGCTTTGAATGAAAGGGTGTCGCTAGTATGCTTACTTGTTTTTATAGGTTattatatttcgataattgcatATGCTCGGATATTAGGGAATAGTgtacctgtgcagtgcacaGGTGGACTCGACGCCATTAATTGGTTAAAAAATTATggatgtttgaaaataaaatactgcGAATAAAGCCGTTTTTATTGGGCACCCTATTATTAGGTTTAATTAAatattcacgatgtcagcattgcaaattgtttctctcaaaAAGCCCTAGAAGTCGTTCAAAGATAGTTTTAATGTAACAATTTAAATAAAAGCAGTAAGAgcgaaaaattagttttttgaatttaaatcagttattttcaaagatagaggaaCCCTTTCTTTTAAGTTGTTAATAAATCAAGCAGCTATAAAATCGTAGAACAACTTGTTCTACTAACCATAAAGATAAAAAAGCTAGATAGGATATCCGTTCTATTATCGACAGGTTTTATCTATTAGCGTCAgggggggtaaatgatgtcctagagcgtcAGTTTCTTGCATGATGGCTCATCAAAATGCAGAACGTCTTTCTGCAAAAGGTaagttctctatgacttcattaaccccccggacgataattggacaaacctgacgacaatagagccgataccctacttattattatttttgatcatttttcaataagcgctttatcataagtaccgtggaatggggtgaaattgatcagtggggtgtaattgatcacctgaaaattcggaataaaaattctaATCACACGATACtaatcttacaacactaggcaatgtttacgtgtcataaaatgtaacttttgaaaaatccacatacctgtcaaagttaactctTGCATGCCCAGTGCAGTTtcacaaattttcgaaaaattcttctaactcagtcaaaactcaatcaaatttaatcaaacaagtttccaaatatcaaaaatagtattgaatttacttaaagtaatctaaattaagggttaattacgttaaatttggagaagtgagtaaagtttgataaaagttcaaaatatatttttcaacaatgattatttcataccatcaaagtaatatcacagataacagacatccaagctagaacaaaaaactccagaaagcgtgtgtaagatttcaaattcttactcgtttggaatgctaacgacatcttcctgcaacttgcgactttaaccactttagtgatggcagcgctggtttacggtcaaagctgccagacgcatgaaaattcttaCAGATTATACAGTCGCTGTTTATGCAACGATATAACATAGATTTTGTGAGgtttatgtatttattttttcaaaccaacactaaaacaaacaaatttatcgcaaatatacagAGGGATTGAATAAATAAGTCGATAATGTACacattacgactgctcaaaatttctacatttaaaaacggcaaccattctcattgcgataatatcgataaaagctgtaaaactatcgattttatcgaatcattgaccactaagtgttcttagcgccaccatactgcgtattgcgacatgctaaaaaaccgttgcgtctttttacgAATGAAGCAAAgttagcttggatatctgttatctgtggtaatATGGATGAATTCGCAGAAAATTATAAAGATTTtcatttcagagctagtttttgaacttttgcaacaaaccaaattgaaatCGATCTAACGGTGATCAAATGAGCGCAAGTTTAGCAAACTGCAGCTTAGGAACCACAATGAATaatttttaacctgaaatatcgttattttcgtttccaaactaactGTGGTTGATATTTTCCAGTTCAGGAATCATCATATATCATGAACATatagaaaaaaagcacatttccaatagaatgtatggattttgcgggtgatcaatttcaccccgatttatctcatagtacctcatagaattctcgaatttatttcatgaagtagacgatggatatttcaccaatagccatagaggatTTCGGGTGCACATaacagtacttgttttaaatatatactactagctgacccggcaaacttcgtctcgcccttttttgtgttcaatttaatggtgcttattacgggagtcacttcacggtgaaaccagagtgaagtgaacaaaatcctattacgggactcaagTAAGTgcgaaaaacgtcgcaaagtgacatctgccgcggaatccgggttattatgagtgtcatagcACCAAtaattccaaacatttcaaagccattgattccttgcgatttgtttatgggGCCGCAAATAGGAGGGGAGGGGgtgtgtgcaattttcttacgttaTCTTACAATGGAGGGAGGGGGGtaaattgattatcttacgtaagaaaaatattgttaatgCTTCAAATAACCATATTCATGAAGGTGTGGACAGTGAAATTCCTAAAAAGGACTATTAACTCGAATAAGGACCGAAGGGGAAACGAAGTATTGTACTTGCTTCAGGATGATAAAACTAAAGTTAAAATCTAAATCTGCTGGCAGTAATATCTTACTAGGGGGGAGGGgagtatcaaaaaatcttacaatGTCTTAcgagggagggaggggggttgagaaagtgaaaaaatatgcttacgtaattattgaacggcccctatagtcctctcacaatagatctacgattctggtcgcagtgaggaagtccatacaggaaataaTAATAGTCTGCAGatgcacgacgaatcagccataggatatgatcaaagtcgaacgacaaatcgtttgaattggttggtttcatcggaatgacaacgtcctagacttttggcttttgtacatctcCTTTATTTTgattagggtaaggaacggcttaagcagtagcgcctattttaatcagtcgaagaaaactggcctcaaactcctgcattttgatcaatatcgacagtttcaatgatggaaacgaaaactttgattgtctagctgccttacgaatataagtaataccgttaatcacaaagaaatctgtgaacgattgcaattgaaacaaatcaacctatattgcagccattcaggagccacttcaggtgctgaaaaaaaacacctgcaaaacagatggaaactgcttaaaataggttcggggtgattggaatagtgaccctcgattcgtaactttgattcacgattgtcaaagtttgctaacttagtttcacaatctgaaaacaagttctgatagagaaaacgatagcgaacagattgatttactactgtttgagtttcacccaacacatttcgagtatttcgtctgaatacacaggcggttcctaaagctgcttgaAATAtattccctaccctatatccaTATtggtcattttctttttttttggtcgTCGGTCATTTTTATCTGTTCTTGCATCaacctgattccggaaatacccatattgcgtggtattcagttattttcgttgttttccagaaactgcgagtggtcatcttcgaattcaaaatggtgttcagggtcaatgcttggcttctatgcatcatctcaattacgtaaatatccatattgagaagTGTTCGTTCATTTTTGACAGTTTCCCagtagttgccatcttacaattctaaatggtgtctgaggtcaatttttagctccctgcatcattctggttccggagatactcatattggatggaaatcgaccatttttggctgttttccagaaaccggaagttgccatcttacaattcaaactgtgtctgagatcgatttgtggcttcagtgcatcatcacgattccgaaaatacccatattgggtggtattaggtcattttccgctgttttccagacaccggaagtcgccatcttagaattcaaaatgtctgaggtcgatttgtggcttcagtgcatcatcacgattccgaaaatacccatattgggtggtattaggtcattttccgctgttttccagacaccggaagtctccatcttagaattcaaaatgtctgaggtcgatttttggcttcagttcatcattacgattccgtaAATACCACTGCTCTGGCCAATGAAGACGTCGGCTACGACcaaaagttgtagatctctaaattctatgcaatttacagaatatacaaaatttctaactcttaaAGTTTCaaagatctacgagtttttataaactttgtctgaatttcacgttttattgtgataattttatgagttcacgcgaaataatttcttacaaattttttctcgatagaaattgaattattacgtcgttttcttccgagtacaaaagtttttgaagcacttaagtgaaaatattacacaaaatttgttAGCaggtattagcaaaccatgatttttttaaaaaattgtccatcaaaaaatctttattttttcaaattatgataaatgtgtttttgtgatacttccgtttgaatatattcataggtttcatgtaaaaatacaattgctatgtatttattaCATGGAATACACGGACCAGTATTCTGAAACTCTATCCAACGTATTTGcagtcttaagcaaagtttctcagtgtaataaaAACACACGCTAGAGCTTTTCAGTTTTCGACagttcagaaaattttatgtaacttcgcagaagaatatatatatatatatatatatatatatatatatatatatatatatatatatatatatatatatatatatatatatatatatatatatatatatatatatatatatatatatatatatatatatatatatatatatatatatatatatatatatatatatatatatatatatatatatatatactagttaaacgttcccggcgatgctcgggatcaaaggttttaaattcaagaatcattttttataattcattactgctttagcacaacttacttaaaaaatatttcacatcttataaattcatcatcactttaaatacttcaatattttgagaacagaacacacataaactggaagtcgccatatcggattaccaaacgacgtatggagtaccactttcggaattattgaaatggttggccaaataccactttaggttatttttctgaagccggaagccgccgttttggaaaatgttgtgttGAGTCTTCCCAGTTTCGAATATACCTatactgggtgatattcgggctatttgacaatcgtttacagtaaacctttttttttggaaattaacTATTAAttatttctcctctataatgaaatctaaagagatgcttgtgatttttttcaaaacgaaaatgtttgttggtgtcaaaggaacacgtctgagaagaagtaagggttttctgataactaacaattgtgctttaatccacaaaactatgtagaaaataaaaaatgactttcaatgcTTAAGACGCCTCCTAATctatgttcaaaccaatgaaatgaaaccTTTTCTCCAGCTGAAtgttccaagatctagtttgggtTAAGTTAAGGTTTGGGAAGTTAAAAAAGTAAATcaaatcccgtaatgtgttccTATTCACAAATCTACGAATACACGAATacgaaattccggaatccgcgtaaaaaaaacgcataaattccggaatccacgtaaaaaaaacagcgtaaattccggaatctgcgtagaaaaagccgcgtaaaaaaaaccttgtataaagcgaccttagtgtacatcagaaatgtaaattttttatgctcggctcgcactgattcaaaacatggatttttctgcaaaaaaatatttggaacaatttattgaaatcacatgttttgaattttgattcagatgCGATTTGAGCTTATGCTTAAAAAGTCTAAGTTTTAcatgtattatatgtttttcaaaaaaaaatcaaagagagtattttaaggtgtttctttgcatgcagaaaatcatcttcaaaaatgcttcgaacatatgtaattttttgagtaatatgtcaacttttagcaataagatacgtgttattttttctcaaatgtctctcctgaacattaacaaacattttaatgaaaaaaggatctcatgtcatcgctttgaattttggtttagaggtaaatttagcacaaaaagtcacaattttgcatgttttacgtagttttgtgaataatatctcaaattttagtaataagctattaattatttttcctcaaatgtctttactgaacattaacaaacattttaatgaaaaaagaatctcatgtcatcgcttcgaTTTCGAATTTTGAATTAGAGGTAAATTCggtaattttgcatgttttacgtagttttgtgaataatatctcaagttttagtaatcagatactaattatttttcctcgaatgtctttcctgaacgtaacaaacattttaatgaaaaaagaatcacatgtcatcgctttaaatttcgatttagaggcaaattcagcttgaaaagtcatatttttgcatgtttcacgtagttttgtgaataatatcttaaattgtagtaatcagatactaattatttttcctcaaatgtctttcctgaacattaacaaacatttcaatgaaataggaatcacatgtcatcgctttgaattttgatttagaggcaaattcagcatgaaAAGtcctaattttgcatgtttcacgtagttttgtgaataatatctcaaattgtagtaatcagatactaattatttttctccaaatgtctttcctgaacatcagcgaacattttccggtTAAAAAATCCTTacgtcaccgcttatttttctgatatagaacgattttaaatgatgatgattactgtacaacACAGAtacggagggaataatatcaataagatcaagcgttacggaattccatttttatatagtagatatatatatatatatatatatatatatatatatatatatatatatatatatatatatatatatatatatatatatatatatataaatatataaatatatatatatatatatatatatatatatatatatatatatatatatatatatatatatatatatatatatatatatatatatatatatatatatatatatttatatatatatatatatatatatatatatatatatatatatatatatatatatatatatatatatatatatatatatatatatatatatatatatatatatatatatatatatgtatatatatgtgattattgagctaaactaagttcgaaacataccacaaaagatTAATACAATGGTTGCAGTGGCTCAAATCCTACGAAAAAAAAGGTCGAAAcgctcaaaactacatgcacactagcgctgcgttgcaGCTAAATTTCGCACTATACTGTCCGCCAATTACAAGCCTCTGACCTtctgagcaactttgctgaagaccacaactctctGGGTTTCCGGAATCAAGAGATAGCGTTACATTAATCTGCCCATatcaagtgatgctaaacttttcggggtgttgcaatattcaaactggatgTTGCAATACGCAGTAAAGCGATTctaaacttatgacgggtagtgtatataaGGTACAAGCTAGAGTAATTTTTCTAACCTTACGAAAGCATGCAtgcatgtttagctcaagatgGTTTAGTGCTACCTTCAAAACTCAAACCTTTTTaatattcatatttttgtatacaaaaatcggcatcaaatagttttgaaaggctgcttacatactATTACATACGAAAGTTTGTGCCTTTAATGGAAAGTCTTAAGATATTTATTTCATCGTATGGAACTGCCACttgcgtaaaattgcgtaatttggaGAGGGCTCACGTGAAGGTAtcaccaaaaatatcgaaatatgtcaaataacttttttattttaggtgaTTAAAAATATCAATGCTTAGCATagacatgcatttttggatggcttaaaactttgtagaaggtttaaaaaatagaagagaaatctaagaaaaaagttataacggCAAAGTGTCTAGTTTTGATATCAACTAAaagtttgtcgaagacaccactcgtctatctcaatctgatgaaaaagtaaattctctatctcacttttgggtggattgatcactcatctttcTAGAACGaaatatgcatttttgaatacattGAAACTTatccgaacatacattatggctataatcaacatttataTTGCTATTCAATTAATCGcatgaaaacggcaaaataaaacactgtgcgatGTGACGAGAGAAATGTTAAAATCATTAAGCATCCTGTGTTTCAACAAAATGTCCCGTCTAGAAATACATCCAACGAAACGTGTCCCACGCCTTTGAAATGCCCCGCGGTTTCAACAGAATTGAACCACCtatgtcatattttttcactgCGACACTGTGATTCTTAGACTATCATTCTACAATCATTCTACTCATTTATCTGCCTCTTCACATCTATAACAGTTAAATCAAAGAAACGTAGGTACTAATATTACGCTGTCGAAACTTGATCTTTCTGTTTGTTGGACACAGACTTTGCGGCCAATTATTAgtatacagaacaattgcggaaCTAACGCTCCGATTTTATTATAACAATCTCTCCCAGGGTGGGTTTTAAAGCTATGaccactggcttgttaggccaacatcgtaccttgagacaaGCTAGGAGGTCTTAagcttagatcaaatttgtgccgaaaaaagggtgtcctgatttctatcTCTGactagatggtatccctatacagtaaggtcgctttttacgcggtttttttttttcacgcgggttgctttcctccattattcaaaaacggtacaagatatcgacctcattccaatcacgttttccgtttttggccacgagtgatcatatatcagttttcacaattttggtgtaaatactcaaaatttaaaataatgcattttggtctctagatttgccactatcatattcaaacgagattTTAACGTTTtcggacggttttctttgttatatttgcaactcaaaaaagtcgtttttcacgcgggcccatacaaatttggaacgcatcccccgcgtaaaaagcgaccttagtgtacattcGTAGTACTAATAATTaggaaatcggaacagttgttacACTGTTCAAATAACAAAATGCCTACAAATTGTCATTCCTACACAGTGATACATGTCTTCAAGAAACTGGAAGTTGTGTCCTCTCAACCACCACGAAGTACTTTTTCTTGATCAAATATTGGTTAACTAATTTGATAACTTCGAGTCAGTGTGCAGTTCCACTTTAAGCCTTGTTGagtttctaaacattttggCATAAGTTAGCTCACCTTCGATTATTTTGATTAATTCCATTATGGTGCCTGATCGAAGCATCGTTGCATTTGCCTAAGGTACTTGTAATGAATTGCACCAGCACATTTCGCAGTAATATTAATCGCAAACTGTGTGGCAAATACTGTTCCTTAATCAAATCAATCTTGACAATCAGCCGCACTAAAATACGACTATTCCTCGGTCACATAGTCGATCAGGTTGTTCATTTTTCGACAACAAAAATTGTCGATGTGTACAACAAAAATTTAATCCACCTCCGGACAGGTAGCAggaatttaattcaaaaataagaTCTCAGAATAGTAGGCGAagcattatttatttttcattatctGTCACTCACAGAGGGTCTGACAAAAATTCCTGCATGGTTATAACAATTCACCTTTTTAGGGAAGTGCCCTACTTAGTCCTGGCCGATCGCTAGGATTTAACAATAGTACTAAACTGGCACGACACAGGGCGGCCTAACGCAAGTCCCGTCGCTGCTGTTTGCCATTGATGATGTTCTTCAAGATACGTTGCTCAGTGTCGGCTGGTTCTGaaatttaacacaaaaaaaactctTAGAAAAAGTGGTCCACAAATTCGCGAGAAAAAGAAACAAcgttcacacacacacgcgttTTGGCTAGTGGGTGTAGTTAATTATCAGTTGTTAATTTTCTTTAGAATCAAACTTACCTGATGCTTAGGCCGCTTGTAGGCCAGGCTAATTTCCTTATCGGCGAGCGTCTTTTTGTGGACCAATTTATAACAATGGAACGAGCACAAGTTGGTCGTGCTGTGTGACTCCTATAAAAAGTAGTTTTTTTGAGAATGAAGAAAAACTATTCTGCAACAAAAGAACACTTACTGTGAAATTACTCTGTCGTAGCACTATCCATATCTGTCGGCTCACACCTGTTCACCCTTTCACTTATTACAATATTCACCAAAATTTAGCAAAATAAACTGCTCAAGTATGCTGTCCAAGTCGTTCAAAAAACGTAAACAGTCAAGTTTTAATGCATTATGCAGGCCCATGACCCGCTTATTGTTTTTGCATCGGAGTTTgtaaatttggttccaattgCATATTTCGCCAAACAAATTCTATTTATAAAAGGAAAATTTTAAGTAACCGCGATAGTCTTGTGTTGTAGGCATACGTTAACTATAAATGTTTCTCAAAAAAGACCATTTTATTAtgcaaattataataaaaacatatttcattttcattcataaaaaaaactgtttgccgTCAGGAGCCTCGCTCAATCGGCTTGACACACTTGACATTTCTCTCCTGACATTTAAACCTTTTTAACCCTTAAGTCTAGACATCAACCGTTTTTGCATAGACATCCACCTTTTTCGTATACGTATCGCATTCGTATGCGATACGAATGGATTCGTATGGTCTTTGTACGTAAACAAGAATGGCATTTTCGAACTCATTCGAATCCAAACTTTCGTACGAATGTTGGATACGAACGTAAACAAGAATGAAGGTGAATAGCTCGATTAACACATTCGTTCGTAAATAGGTATGAAGCAGTGGTTGCTAACCGGGGCCGCGAGGCTCATTCGGGGAGGCCGCGAAGCTCTTGGCAAATTCGAAAGATAGTTGAAATTTCTTTCTAGATACCTCCGTGAAAGCAGATTTTCAATTCTCATGCGTATTAGGACCAAGACGTGAAACAAACTAGACTTGCCGAATGATTTGAGACTGAAAAACACAGCTTCGTATTGCAAAACTTGTATCTGAAATTATTTTGGGGGCCGCAAAGCTCCTTATGCTTCGCAAAGGGGCCACGGAGCTCTTTGTGTTTAGCAAAAGGTGCCGCGGAAccaaaaaggttgggaaccactggtaTATAGATTTTTCCATCTGCTCCGTATTGGTGCGATGCGTTGGTGTTGGTGAGATGACTTTCTTTGCTAGCTGTAAGAATTTCTTGTTTGCTGTAAGAAActcgaacaaaaaataaataaacaaacgtGAATTCAACGCACACTCAGTTTGCAGTGGTGTTAATGGTCGTGAGATCAGCATTCAAGGTGTGCATGAGGGTCTGAGCGGCACTGAAATAAATTAGTCTTGTAATCTGTTGATAAAATAAAACCAAACAGTAAAAATACAGCCTTTTACGCTGAAAAAAAGTACATCTCGGTTAAGAAATTTTCCCTGattgttttttagtttttcctgatattccctgatcgaaaaatgaattccctgacattTCCTGATTTTCGACACCCCATTAAACAACTACCCCGAATGCACCCAATTAAGACttgtttttttgctttaatttcAGAATGATGACATAAACAGGTTTCCACAGTAAGCATATATTACTATTCGCTTTCCTCCTTATCCATGCGGTGCGATTTCTTTTTCTCCGACCGGCTACTGTGTCGTTCGCGCTCTCGTTCGCGACTGCGGGACCTTCTTCGTGACTTGGATTTTTCACGACTGCGAGACCGTTCCCGGTATCtgttaaaatcattgaaaatataatattacaCCCCAAACTGCTACTTCTTCCGCAGTAGCAATTAACAAAAGATTCAAATTCTACATACCGTTCCTTGTGACGATCTGATTTGGAGGATCGCTTATCCTTTTCTTTTTCGATATCGCGTTCTGGTTTCTCCGATCGTGGACGATCCATTTCCATAATTTCTGTCTTAATGGTAACCGGCTCTCGCTCTCTTTCACGGTCGCGTTCGCGACGATGATCCCGTTCACGTTCGCGTTCACGAATTTTACCATGATGCTCACGTTCGCGTTCTCTGTCTCGTTCTCGATCACCTCGAACGTCGCGTTCGTGACTACGCATTCCCGGCGGACCCATTCCAGGAGGTCCCATACCCATTCCCGGTTGCATTGGGGGTGGCATCATCTCCATATGAGGTGGCATCACCATTCCAGGGGGCATCATGTGCGGAGGCGGTGGCCCAGGTGTGAGTGTCTTGATACCATGAGGTTGCCAGGAGCTTTCCTGATTCCATTGTGACTCCTGTGTCGGTTCGTATCCGTAATCACCATAATCAGGCTCGTTATGATAGAAATCTGGTGGTGCCCCGAATGGCGGTGGGCCCATCGACGGATCGTATTTATTGGAAGTTCGACTATATTCACGTCGATCAGCGGTCATCACTTGAATGACATTTTCTTTAGGATGACGAGGTCCCATCATGTCACCCTCCTGTCTGGGGTGCATATTCATTCCACCGATTACATCAATACCGTTATTCATTTTCCTAGGAGGCGGAGGACCAGATCTCCAGTGTGGTTGTGCTTGAGCCGCCTGCGGATTATTGACAGTCAATCCTTGCAGACCGACACCGCTTTCATGCATTCGCATACGCTTCTGCCTCTCACAGTAAGCTCGCCAAGTCTCTTCGTTAAACCCATAGTTGAAGTAATCTGTAATATCGGCACCCGGTTTACGCCACGGTTTTTCATCCAGCGAGTCAATGCTAAACTCATGCGCCGCAACACCATTAATCGTTCCAACACTCTCAAATTCATCGATACTAAACTTTCCGGCTGGTTGTTTCGCTTTGTCCGGTCCTGGTGCAGCTTGAACTGCCTGTGGTTGTACTATCGGTCCTCTT from Wyeomyia smithii strain HCP4-BCI-WySm-NY-G18 chromosome 3, ASM2978416v1, whole genome shotgun sequence encodes the following:
- the LOC129733119 gene encoding pre-mRNA 3'-end-processing factor FIP1; the encoded protein is MADEGNEDSWLYGNTNREGKDESTTEAEKDAATGEEVSHPENGEQSSTKRARGSFSDEDNHHQHDDNAMDSSDLQARNDSTAPREDEFQAEEDSRLHEEESHEPAERLVRSDGEMETDDSDEDDDINVVIGDIKSGPSYNIIKQRGPIVQPQAVQAAPGPDKAKQPAGKFSIDEFESVGTINGVAAHEFSIDSLDEKPWRKPGADITDYFNYGFNEETWRAYCERQKRMRMHESGVGLQGLTVNNPQAAQAQPHWRSGPPPPRKMNNGIDVIGGMNMHPRQEGDMMGPRHPKENVIQVMTADRREYSRTSNKYDPSMGPPPFGAPPDFYHNEPDYGDYGYEPTQESQWNQESSWQPHGIKTLTPGPPPPHMMPPGMVMPPHMEMMPPPMQPGMGMGPPGMGPPGMRSHERDVRGDRERDREREREHHGKIRERERERDHRRERDREREREPVTIKTEIMEMDRPRSEKPERDIEKEKDKRSSKSDRHKERYRERSRSREKSKSRRRSRSRERERERHSSRSEKKKSHRMDKEESE